The DNA sequence GATAAACTCACGGCCAAGGGTGGGGATCTGGGATACATCGCCGTCCCAGACCAGCAGGCGCCGATCATAGCGACGCACCTCCTGGACAAAAGGCAGTTTCCAGTGCAAACCCGGGGTGCTGATCACATCCCCCTGGGGTTCGCCAAACTGGACGATAATGGCCTGCTCGGCTTCATCAACGACAAAGGCCGATGAAAAGACAATGATAGCGACAAAAAGCACGACAAAAAGACTGGCCAATTTTTTCATTTGCTTGCTCCCTGACGCGCATCACGCACATTCATCAATGGTAGGGGCCCTACCTGATCTTCCTGCACCATGAGTACCTGTCCAATATTCGGCAGTATTTCTGCCATGGTTTCCAGATAGAGACGGGTGCGGGTTACTTCAGGTACCGTCTTGTACTCCACCAACATCGCGCGGAACCGGGCAGTTTCACCAAAGGCACGGTTAACGCGGGCAGTGGCGTAACCCTCGGCCTCGGAAATCAGGCGCTGGGCTTCACCCTCGGCCCGTGGAATCTGCTGATTGGCCCGTTTGGTGGCTTCATTGATCATTCGTTCGCGTTCCTGGCGAGCTTCGTTCACCTCATTAAACGCAGGCCGCACAGCCTTGGGGGGAACCACGTCCTGCAATTCAACGGTAATCACATGAATACCGGAATCGTAGAGATCCATGATGCCCTGAATTTCATCGCGGGCTCCCTGAGCAATTTCGACCCGACCAACAGTCAACACCTCTGAACCGAGTCGGTTACCCACTACCCGACGCATCACGGACTCGGAAATATCCCGCAGTGTCAGATCGGGTTCACGTAGCTGGTAGAGGTATTTGATGGGATCCTGGATGCGATACTGAACCACCCACTCCACATCGATCACATTCAGGTCGCCTGTGAGCATCAGGGACTCACTGGTAAAGTCGCTCTCGGAGTAACTGGTCCGGTTGTTGACCTCACCCACACTACGAAAACCAAACTCCTGCTTCAGAACCCGGGCAGATGCCACACGCTGGACTCTGTCGATACCAAAAGGCAGTTTGAAGTGCAAAC is a window from the Porticoccus hydrocarbonoclasticus MCTG13d genome containing:
- the hflK gene encoding FtsH protease activity modulator HflK, with the translated sequence MKKNPWQDSSGGERDLHEDLAELLKKLPKGGSAIVYLPVLVIVLWAVFSSFYTVQPEQQAVVKRFGAVVNITDPGLHFKLPFGIDRVQRVASARVLKQEFGFRSVGEVNNRTSYSESDFTSESLMLTGDLNVIDVEWVVQYRIQDPIKYLYQLREPDLTLRDISESVMRRVVGNRLGSEVLTVGRVEIAQGARDEIQGIMDLYDSGIHVITVELQDVVPPKAVRPAFNEVNEARQERERMINEATKRANQQIPRAEGEAQRLISEAEGYATARVNRAFGETARFRAMLVEYKTVPEVTRTRLYLETMAEILPNIGQVLMVQEDQVGPLPLMNVRDARQGASK